The following proteins come from a genomic window of Halobellus litoreus:
- a CDS encoding amphi-Trp domain-containing protein produces the protein MGELETEAEKTRSEIASYLRELAEQLDGDGAVTLELGGKQVQLDPTNPVTFKLEGESDWSEGDTEAKQSIEFELVWWREAQTAEEGALDITTEGQ, from the coding sequence ATGGGAGAACTCGAAACTGAAGCAGAGAAAACGCGGTCCGAAATTGCATCGTACCTCCGCGAACTCGCCGAGCAACTCGACGGCGACGGCGCTGTGACGCTCGAACTCGGCGGAAAGCAGGTTCAGTTGGACCCGACGAACCCGGTGACATTCAAACTGGAAGGCGAGTCGGACTGGTCTGAAGGAGATACCGAGGCAAAACAGAGTATCGAGTTCGAACTCGTCTGGTGGCGTGAGGCCCAGACGGCAGAGGAAGGGGCGTTGGATATCACTACCGAGGGCCAGTAG
- a CDS encoding tyrosine-type recombinase/integrase produces the protein MTAAEPGGSTAETDLEAAIGARLASLDSGNYRSNNRLVLDAFKNYLQDQRGVTSLEELEVIDCRRYAQHLRERVHDEEDDLSAASAHTNGPYFTIVRAFLGWCVDDERIESNSARPNRVKEALPEHHGDHDRQFWSAEARESLLEFVGERAHDALDESADDRERAFRDRALVTMLALTGARGAELFADPRDDHRNGLQWSDVDLEKGIATVFGKTRERQPIPLTDRVVESLERYRKVLDPATGDWPVFPTRHHASLAKAAEEGLEAQGWSADDIEAALAASTSMEILREHEIAPPALSKNGARSLMKRLCDAADVDIDGEYLKPHGGRRGLGSDLYARDAELAQELLRHESIETTHQSYREQNVIERRERLEQALDE, from the coding sequence ATGACAGCCGCCGAACCCGGGGGTTCGACCGCCGAGACCGACCTCGAAGCCGCTATCGGGGCGCGCCTGGCCAGCCTCGACTCCGGCAACTACCGATCGAATAACAGACTCGTCCTCGATGCGTTCAAGAACTATCTGCAGGACCAGCGCGGAGTCACGAGCCTCGAGGAGCTGGAAGTCATCGACTGCCGTCGATACGCACAGCACCTCCGTGAGCGCGTCCACGATGAAGAAGACGACCTCTCGGCAGCCTCAGCTCATACGAACGGCCCGTACTTTACCATCGTCCGGGCGTTCCTCGGCTGGTGCGTCGACGACGAGCGAATCGAGTCGAACTCGGCTCGACCGAACCGCGTAAAGGAGGCGCTTCCGGAGCACCACGGGGACCACGACAGACAGTTCTGGTCGGCCGAGGCCCGTGAGTCGCTGCTGGAGTTCGTCGGCGAACGGGCGCACGACGCACTCGACGAGTCGGCGGACGACCGCGAGCGGGCGTTCCGGGATCGAGCCCTCGTGACGATGCTCGCTCTCACGGGTGCCCGTGGAGCGGAGCTGTTCGCTGACCCTCGCGACGACCATCGAAACGGCCTCCAGTGGAGCGATGTCGACCTCGAAAAGGGGATTGCCACCGTCTTCGGCAAGACCCGGGAACGCCAGCCGATCCCCCTCACCGATCGCGTCGTCGAGAGTCTCGAGCGGTACCGAAAGGTGCTCGACCCGGCGACCGGGGACTGGCCGGTGTTTCCAACTCGTCACCATGCTTCGCTCGCGAAGGCAGCCGAGGAGGGTCTCGAAGCCCAGGGGTGGAGCGCGGACGACATCGAGGCGGCGCTGGCGGCCTCCACGTCGATGGAGATCCTCCGGGAACACGAGATCGCGCCGCCGGCGCTCTCGAAGAACGGGGCGCGATCACTGATGAAGCGTCTCTGTGACGCTGCTGACGTCGATATCGACGGCGAGTATCTCAAGCCACACGGCGGCCGGCGTGGACTCGGCAGCGATCTCTACGCACGGGACGCCGAACTCGCCCAGGAGCTCCTCCGTCACGAGTCGATTGAGACCACCCACCAGTCCTACCGCGAGCAGAACGTCATCGAGCGCCGAGAGAGATTGGAACAGGCCCTCGACGAGTAG
- a CDS encoding DUF7475 family protein, translating into MSTQNTSSGRIGSLTQLQWLAVALVVITGVIHVYAGIVEGRIPVALAGVGYAGALVLFFFDYRRRLLYLIGIPYTAVQIPLWIVAKSEYGIIDYVDKAVQVVLILVLIYLYLNTPSEPTGNTPAAAD; encoded by the coding sequence ATGTCTACGCAAAATACTTCGTCGGGTCGGATAGGGTCACTCACCCAGCTCCAGTGGCTGGCAGTTGCGTTGGTCGTCATCACTGGTGTCATCCACGTGTATGCTGGTATCGTCGAGGGGCGGATTCCTGTTGCACTCGCAGGTGTTGGCTATGCTGGCGCACTTGTGCTATTCTTCTTCGACTATCGGCGTCGACTGCTCTACCTGATCGGGATTCCATATACGGCCGTCCAGATCCCGCTCTGGATCGTGGCCAAGTCGGAGTACGGAATAATCGACTACGTCGACAAGGCGGTTCAAGTCGTCTTGATTCTCGTATTGATTTACCTCTATCTGAACACGCCTTCCGAGCCGACCGGAAACACCCCAGCAGCAGCGGACTGA
- a CDS encoding cation-translocating P-type ATPase: MTRSNADTTPSEPWHATPVDETFSTLATGEEGLSSEEADRRLSEYGTNDIQEAERASVLDLFLSQFRNPLIYLLVVAALLSLGTGFIPGGEPSYTEAVFIVLIIAANGVFGFVQDYQATRSIEALRELATPAATVLRDGEKQSIDAEQLVPGDVISLEQGDAIPADARVLDAEELRTNESPLTGESTPVEKATGTIDEDTPLAERRNRVYKNTTVVKGRGRAVVVETGMETEVGGIASQLGEADDRQTPFQAEVEHLGKQIGGLVVVLIALVVAVQFLFTLAEPTAILLVGITLAVAGVPEGLPAVVTFTLALGAREMVDRNALIRRLPVVESLGSVDVIVTDKTGTVTENEMTVTRLYTSESVIDLSESPSKSATDDQRVAANGNEERNPEVAPLLRCGTLCNNVEWTDDNEYRGEPTEIALRRIADEADIDPTGERIREIPFSSERKRMSVIVDNGEPIAYMKGAPETVLERCDSVLEDGDISELTEEKRQEILDKTQSFAADALRVLGFASKPVSDPSADADQIENGMVFLGLQGMLDPPREEVEDAIADCRSAGIRTVLATGDNLTTACAVGEQIGLDPDGALTGGDITEQSDDELGRTIEDVDVFARVEPDHKVRILNALQDNGHNVVMTGDGVNDAPALTQADVGVAMGQRGTDVARQASDMILQDDNFATIRDAIQEGRGIFENVRKFVNYLVSTNTGEVLVVFLGVLLGSLLFPTQFSGTSQALILTPILILWINLVADTLPALALGADPHADGLMDRPPRPTDEGVINTRVLVSILTIAVLLAVTGLGIFFYALNRTGSLLRAQSLLFTFIVVVELIRIQVIRSRYDQPLRSNLWLVGAIGVSLLVQLAVLYTPLNDFFQVVPLTLVEWGWIAIGFVVFLLFNVVVSRLNNRVFKSRTP, translated from the coding sequence ATGACTCGCTCAAATGCGGACACGACCCCATCGGAACCTTGGCATGCGACACCGGTAGATGAGACCTTCTCGACGCTGGCGACCGGCGAAGAGGGGCTTTCGTCCGAGGAGGCAGATCGCAGGCTGTCGGAGTACGGAACAAACGATATTCAGGAAGCCGAACGGGCGTCGGTTCTGGATCTCTTCCTCTCCCAGTTCCGTAATCCGCTCATCTATCTCCTCGTCGTAGCGGCACTTTTGTCACTTGGTACCGGATTCATCCCCGGTGGAGAGCCGAGTTACACTGAGGCGGTGTTCATCGTACTCATCATCGCTGCCAACGGTGTGTTCGGATTCGTACAGGATTACCAGGCAACCCGGTCTATCGAAGCCCTTCGCGAACTCGCAACACCGGCGGCGACAGTCCTCCGTGACGGGGAAAAACAGTCGATCGACGCAGAACAGCTCGTCCCAGGGGATGTCATCTCTCTCGAACAGGGAGACGCGATTCCGGCCGACGCAAGAGTACTCGACGCCGAGGAGTTACGGACGAACGAGTCCCCACTCACCGGGGAGAGTACGCCCGTCGAGAAGGCAACCGGGACCATAGACGAGGACACGCCGCTGGCCGAGCGTCGCAACAGGGTCTACAAGAACACGACCGTGGTAAAAGGCCGAGGCCGAGCGGTCGTCGTCGAGACCGGTATGGAGACGGAGGTCGGTGGAATCGCCTCCCAGCTGGGCGAGGCTGACGACCGACAAACACCGTTCCAAGCCGAAGTCGAACATCTCGGCAAGCAGATCGGCGGACTCGTTGTTGTCCTAATCGCCTTGGTCGTTGCTGTCCAGTTTCTGTTCACGTTGGCGGAGCCGACCGCGATCCTCCTCGTTGGTATCACCCTCGCCGTTGCGGGCGTCCCGGAGGGACTTCCGGCGGTCGTAACGTTTACGCTGGCGCTGGGCGCACGGGAGATGGTCGATCGGAATGCGCTGATTAGACGACTCCCGGTCGTCGAAAGTCTCGGGTCGGTCGATGTTATCGTCACAGACAAAACGGGTACGGTGACGGAAAACGAGATGACGGTGACGCGGCTTTACACCTCGGAATCTGTCATTGATTTGTCCGAGTCGCCTTCGAAATCAGCGACCGATGATCAGCGGGTCGCTGCTAACGGCAATGAAGAGCGTAATCCGGAAGTTGCGCCACTGCTGCGATGTGGAACACTCTGCAATAACGTGGAATGGACGGATGATAACGAGTATCGTGGCGAGCCAACGGAGATCGCGCTCCGACGAATAGCGGACGAGGCGGATATCGATCCAACTGGAGAGCGAATCCGAGAGATCCCGTTCTCCTCAGAGCGAAAGCGGATGTCCGTCATCGTCGACAACGGAGAACCGATAGCCTACATGAAGGGGGCACCCGAAACTGTCTTGGAACGGTGTGACTCCGTCCTCGAAGATGGTGACATATCCGAACTCACCGAGGAAAAGCGACAGGAAATTCTCGACAAGACACAGTCGTTCGCGGCTGACGCGCTTCGGGTGCTGGGATTCGCGTCGAAGCCTGTTTCGGACCCATCGGCCGATGCGGATCAGATCGAGAACGGAATGGTATTTCTCGGGTTACAGGGGATGCTCGATCCGCCCCGAGAGGAGGTCGAGGACGCAATCGCAGACTGTCGGTCGGCTGGTATTCGAACCGTATTAGCGACCGGAGATAATCTTACGACGGCTTGCGCCGTCGGCGAGCAAATCGGACTCGACCCCGACGGCGCCCTCACAGGTGGTGACATCACCGAACAATCCGACGACGAACTGGGGCGAACTATCGAAGACGTAGACGTATTCGCCCGGGTAGAGCCCGATCACAAAGTCCGCATTCTGAACGCGTTGCAGGACAACGGACACAACGTTGTGATGACTGGTGACGGTGTCAACGACGCGCCAGCGCTCACGCAGGCAGACGTTGGGGTGGCGATGGGACAGCGCGGCACTGACGTCGCCCGACAAGCATCTGATATGATTTTACAGGACGATAACTTCGCCACGATTCGTGACGCCATCCAGGAGGGTCGAGGCATCTTTGAAAACGTCCGCAAGTTCGTCAACTATCTCGTCTCGACCAACACCGGCGAGGTACTGGTGGTATTCCTCGGTGTGTTACTCGGGAGTCTGCTCTTCCCAACACAGTTCTCGGGGACGTCGCAAGCGTTGATTTTGACGCCGATCCTGATTCTCTGGATCAACCTCGTCGCAGATACGCTGCCCGCGCTCGCGTTGGGTGCGGACCCACACGCGGATGGACTCATGGATCGCCCCCCGCGACCCACTGACGAAGGGGTAATCAACACGCGCGTACTCGTGTCGATACTGACGATTGCGGTTCTGTTAGCAGTGACGGGGTTGGGGATCTTTTTTTATGCGCTCAACCGCACGGGATCGCTTCTCCGTGCTCAGTCGCTCCTGTTTACGTTCATCGTGGTCGTCGAGCTGATCCGCATCCAAGTGATTCGCTCGCGGTACGACCAGCCGCTTCGCTCGAATCTATGGCTTGTCGGTGCGATTGGCGTGTCACTCCTCGTCCAGCTCGCAGTGCTGTACACACCACTTAACGACTTCTTCCAGGTCGTTCCTCTCACCCTCGTCGAGTGGGGATGGATCGCCATCGGGTTCGTCGTGTTCCTCCTGTTCAACGTGGTCGTATCTCGATTGAATAATCGGGTCTTCAAATCTCGGACGCCATAA
- a CDS encoding universal stress protein, which translates to MYEDILLPFDGSDGAAEALHHAAEIAHWTDATIHVLFVADTTRDSVTVVETQVVDALVQEGEDIVEDTEKTLDTLGVDYDSDVVQGHPAPTIVEYAERYDYDVIVMPTHGREGVSRYLLGSVTEKVVRLSTVPVLTTRMQPDEQLIFPYENILLPTDGSPSAVHAAEHGLSLAAALDATVHVLSVVDDTSLGPNVRSTISRQEGEQAATDAVDNLVSEAEKRGVSNTVRHVEHGSPIEVILDTIDSNDIHAVVMGTTGRRGSDRILLGSVAEKTVRSAPVPVITVGRGE; encoded by the coding sequence ATGTACGAGGACATTCTGCTCCCGTTCGATGGAAGCGATGGGGCTGCGGAGGCATTGCATCACGCTGCTGAGATCGCACATTGGACCGACGCCACGATCCACGTTCTGTTCGTCGCGGATACGACACGCGATAGTGTCACGGTCGTCGAAACCCAGGTCGTTGATGCCCTTGTTCAGGAGGGTGAGGACATCGTCGAGGACACAGAGAAGACACTGGACACACTCGGTGTCGACTACGATTCCGACGTCGTCCAAGGGCATCCAGCACCGACAATCGTCGAGTACGCTGAGCGATACGATTACGACGTGATCGTGATGCCGACCCATGGTCGAGAGGGGGTTTCACGATACCTTCTCGGAAGCGTCACGGAGAAGGTCGTCCGTCTGTCTACGGTCCCCGTTCTGACGACACGGATGCAGCCCGACGAACAACTGATATTCCCGTACGAGAATATCCTCCTACCGACCGACGGGAGTCCTAGTGCGGTCCATGCTGCCGAGCATGGCCTCTCCCTTGCAGCGGCTCTCGATGCGACTGTTCACGTGCTATCTGTCGTAGATGATACCTCACTGGGGCCAAACGTTCGCTCAACTATTTCACGACAGGAAGGTGAACAGGCTGCGACCGATGCCGTCGACAACCTCGTGTCCGAGGCGGAGAAACGCGGCGTTTCGAACACTGTCCGGCACGTCGAACACGGATCTCCTATTGAGGTAATACTCGACACTATCGACTCGAACGATATCCACGCCGTCGTGATGGGAACGACTGGGAGGCGTGGAAGTGATCGAATACTCCTCGGGAGCGTCGCTGAGAAAACTGTCCGCTCTGCACCAGTTCCCGTCATCACGGTTGGACGCGGAGAGTAG
- a CDS encoding CPBP family glutamic-type intramembrane protease has translation MFVGWRVTGRRADGPQPAVVWAAIVIAAVLFGLGHLPALAQSVELTPALVARTVLLNAVAGVLFGWLYWRRSLEAAMVAHASFHVPLVVLSLVQVALL, from the coding sequence GTGTTCGTCGGGTGGCGCGTCACTGGCCGCCGGGCGGATGGTCCACAACCGGCCGTCGTCTGGGCTGCAATCGTCATCGCTGCCGTGCTGTTCGGCCTGGGTCACCTCCCCGCCCTCGCCCAGTCGGTCGAGCTCACTCCGGCACTGGTGGCGCGGACGGTCCTCCTGAACGCGGTCGCCGGCGTCCTCTTTGGCTGGCTCTACTGGCGACGGAGCCTCGAGGCGGCGATGGTGGCTCACGCTTCGTTTCACGTCCCTCTCGTCGTTCTCTCGCTTGTCCAGGTCGCGCTCCTCTGA
- a CDS encoding universal stress protein, whose protein sequence is MYDQILFPTDGSEPAESALQYALQIAAEHEATIHVLNVVDTSHDSLSGMQDDVDDTLEQDGTEIVNEAAQRATEHGIDVVSEVLHGDPYEAIVEYSTQSGNELIVMPTHGRRGLQRFLLGSVTERVINTADVPVIAVNPGTQPLTYPCQELLVPTDGSRGSELALSEGIALANATGATLHLLHVVETGSLGPDARSLVKEEELATRADEIIADAIETAEAATVDRIASEIEFGVPSREIRNYIDTHEIDFAILGTHGTTDFSRYMMGGVSAKIVRTSPVPVMWVREPDSTGE, encoded by the coding sequence ATGTACGACCAGATCCTCTTTCCCACAGATGGGAGCGAGCCAGCAGAATCGGCCCTCCAGTACGCCCTCCAGATAGCCGCCGAACACGAGGCAACGATCCACGTCCTCAATGTCGTAGACACCAGCCACGACAGCCTTAGCGGAATGCAAGACGATGTGGATGACACTCTGGAGCAGGACGGAACAGAGATTGTGAACGAAGCAGCACAGCGCGCGACAGAACACGGTATCGACGTGGTCTCGGAGGTACTCCACGGTGACCCCTATGAGGCGATTGTCGAGTACAGTACGCAGTCAGGCAACGAGTTGATCGTGATGCCGACCCACGGACGGCGTGGATTGCAGCGGTTCCTCCTGGGAAGCGTTACAGAACGCGTAATCAACACCGCAGATGTCCCCGTAATCGCAGTCAATCCCGGAACCCAACCACTCACCTACCCGTGCCAGGAGCTTCTGGTTCCAACGGACGGCAGCCGTGGTTCGGAACTCGCGTTGTCCGAAGGGATCGCCCTCGCAAACGCAACTGGTGCCACGCTTCATTTACTCCACGTTGTCGAGACAGGAAGCCTCGGTCCGGATGCTCGCTCTCTGGTGAAAGAGGAGGAACTCGCCACCCGAGCGGACGAGATCATTGCAGACGCCATCGAGACCGCAGAGGCGGCGACCGTCGACCGCATCGCGAGTGAAATCGAATTCGGTGTCCCGTCGAGAGAAATCCGGAACTACATCGACACCCACGAGATCGACTTCGCGATCCTCGGCACGCACGGCACGACCGATTTCAGTCGATATATGATGGGTGGCGTGAGTGCAAAAATCGTCCGAACGTCGCCAGTTCCGGTGATGTGGGTTCGGGAGCCGGACTCGACGGGTGAGTGA
- a CDS encoding ParA family protein, which translates to MTDTNTARITVANQKGGAGKTTDVIHTGGALAARGHDVLLVDIDYHGGLTCSLGYNDLYYDTDRTTLFDVLDFDQMESVNDIIVEHEEFDILPASEKLANNKNIQTLLEAPKSRERLEMTLDELEKDYDYIIVDTPPSLNVLTDNALVATGNVVIPVIPEKLNANSLQIFAKQLSSLEPAYGDINRLAIVCNRVEQNSEHRNTIEEIKSAYSLPVFEIPKRTDLSQSIGEGVSVFGFGKENQRVEDARDLFNEIADLFDETFEKTAPEEVEV; encoded by the coding sequence ATGACCGACACCAATACCGCACGAATCACGGTGGCGAATCAGAAAGGCGGCGCGGGGAAAACAACCGACGTCATTCATACTGGCGGCGCACTCGCCGCCCGAGGCCACGACGTTCTCCTGGTCGATATCGACTATCACGGAGGACTCACCTGCTCGCTGGGCTACAACGATCTGTACTACGACACCGACCGCACAACGCTGTTCGACGTTCTCGACTTCGATCAGATGGAGTCGGTGAACGACATCATCGTCGAGCACGAGGAATTCGACATTCTTCCCGCCAGCGAGAAGCTCGCGAACAACAAGAACATCCAGACGCTGCTTGAGGCGCCGAAGAGTCGCGAACGGTTGGAGATGACTCTCGACGAGCTCGAAAAGGACTACGACTACATCATCGTCGACACGCCGCCATCCCTGAACGTCCTCACCGACAACGCCCTGGTCGCGACCGGTAACGTCGTCATCCCCGTCATTCCCGAGAAGCTCAACGCCAACAGTCTCCAGATTTTCGCGAAGCAGCTGAGCTCCCTCGAACCGGCGTATGGAGACATCAATCGGCTCGCGATTGTCTGTAACCGTGTCGAGCAGAATTCCGAGCACCGCAATACCATCGAGGAGATTAAATCGGCGTACTCCCTCCCAGTGTTCGAGATTCCGAAGCGGACCGACCTCTCCCAGTCGATCGGCGAGGGGGTATCCGTCTTCGGCTTCGGCAAGGAGAACCAGCGCGTCGAGGATGCACGCGACCTGTTCAACGAGATTGCCGACCTGTTCGACGAAACGTTTGAGAAGACCGCACCTGAGGAGGTGGAAGTATGA
- a CDS encoding CPBP family intramembrane glutamic endopeptidase, with the protein MNQQLREIVDAHPVAAFFVVAYAISWVAWLGPILDLAEPFGTLGYLIGGFGPALAALVITWLGSDSVRAWARRIVDWRVAPRWYFAALAVPLLVVTLTGVGLAVLGTSVDPGLLPGRVSLVLVSFVSIALIGGGNEEPGWRGLALPKLQEQYTPVSATLILGVVWALWHLPLLATGTTEFHGLASFVELAPTTGVRIMNIVGVAFVLTWIYNETGSVLLAIIAHTGFNTANSTLVPLPLETISAGDSTTILIVTTVVLWVVVAVLFVATRGQFGYETEPDAATTQTHSHRSEVQ; encoded by the coding sequence ATGAACCAACAGCTTCGCGAAATCGTCGATGCCCATCCGGTCGCGGCGTTCTTCGTGGTCGCCTACGCCATCTCCTGGGTGGCGTGGCTCGGTCCCATCCTCGACCTGGCCGAGCCGTTCGGAACGCTCGGGTATCTTATCGGGGGGTTCGGTCCGGCACTTGCGGCCCTCGTCATCACGTGGCTTGGGAGCGACTCAGTCCGGGCTTGGGCGCGCCGGATCGTCGACTGGCGCGTCGCCCCTCGATGGTACTTCGCCGCACTCGCCGTCCCCCTCCTCGTCGTTACGCTGACGGGCGTCGGCCTCGCAGTCCTCGGCACCTCGGTCGACCCCGGACTGCTCCCCGGCCGAGTCTCGCTCGTTCTCGTCTCGTTCGTGAGCATCGCACTCATCGGAGGAGGGAACGAGGAACCCGGGTGGCGGGGGCTGGCCCTTCCGAAACTTCAGGAACAATACACGCCCGTCTCGGCGACACTCATCCTCGGCGTCGTCTGGGCACTGTGGCACCTCCCGTTGCTGGCGACCGGCACCACCGAGTTCCACGGGCTGGCGTCGTTCGTCGAGCTCGCACCGACGACTGGAGTCCGCATCATGAACATCGTCGGCGTCGCGTTCGTCCTGACGTGGATCTACAACGAGACCGGAAGCGTTCTGCTCGCGATCATCGCACACACCGGGTTCAATACGGCCAACAGCACGCTCGTCCCGCTGCCGCTCGAAACCATCAGCGCTGGCGACTCGACGACGATCCTCATCGTCACGACCGTCGTCCTCTGGGTGGTCGTCGCCGTGCTCTTCGTCGCCACCCGCGGTCAGTTCGGGTACGAGACCGAGCCCGATGCAGCAACGACGCAGACGCACAGTCATCGGTCGGAGGTGCAATAA